The sequence AGCCAGTTACCTTCGGAAAAAGAGTTGGTAGCTCTTGATCCGGCAAACAAACCACCGCTGGTAGCGGTGGTTTTTTTGTTTGCAAGCAGCAGATTACGCGCAGAAAAAAAGGATCTCAAGAAGATCCTTTGATCTTTTCTACGGGGTCTGACGCTCAGTGGAACGAAAACTCACGTTAAGGGATTTTGGTCATGAGATTATCAAAAAGGATCTTCACCTAGATCCTTTTGGTTCATGTGCAGCTCCATCAGCAAAAGGGGATGATAAGTTTATCACCACCGACTATTTGCAACAGTGCCGTTGATCGTGCTATGATCGACTGATGTCATCAGCGGTGGAGTGCAATGTCGTGCAATACGAATGGCGAAAAGCCGAGCTCATCGGTCAGCTTCTCAACCTTGGGGTTACCCCCGGCGGTGTGCTGCTGGTCCACAGCTCCTTCCGTAGCGTCCGGCCCCTCGAAGATGGGCCACTTGGACTGATCGAGGCCCTGCGTGCTGCGCTGGGTCCGGGAGGGACGCTCGTCATGCCCTCGTGGTCAGGTCTGGACGACGAGCCGTTCGATCCTGCCACGTCGCCCGTTACACCGGACCTTGGAGTTGTCTCTGACACATTCTGGCGCCTGCCAAATGTAAAGCGCAGCGCCCATCCATTTGCCTTTGCGGCAGCGGGGCCACAGGCAGAGCAGATCATCTCTGATCCATTGCCCCTGCCACCTCACTCGCCTGCAAGCCCGGTCGCCCGTGTCCATGAACTCGATGGGCAGGTACTTCTCCTCGGCGTGGGACACGATGCCAACACGACGCTGCATCTTGCCGAGTTGATGGCAAAGGTTCCCTATGGGGTGCCGAGACACTGCACCATTCTTCAGGATGGCAAGTTGGTACGCGTCGATTATCTCGAGAATGACCACTGCTGTGAGCGCTTTGCCTTGGCGGACAGGTGGCTCAAGGAGAAGAGCCTTCAGAAGGAAGGTCCAGTCGGTCATGCCTTTGCTCGGTTGATCCGCTCCCGCGACATTGTGGCGACAGCCCTGGGTCAACTGGGCCGAGATCCGTTGATCTTCCTGCATCCGCCAGAGGCGGGATGCGAAGAATGCGATGCCGCTCGCCAGTCGATTGGCTGAGCTCATGAGCGGAGAACGAGATGACGTTGGAGGGGCAAGGTCGCGCTGATTGCTGGGGCAACACGTGGAGCGGATCGGGGATTGTCTTTCTTCAGCTCGCTGATGATATGCTGACGCTCAATGCCGTTTGGCCTCCGACTAACGAAAATCCCGCATTTGGACGGCTGATCCGATTGGCACGGCGGACGGCGAATGGCGGAGCAGACGCTCGTCCGGGGGCAATGAGATATGAAAAAGCCTGAACTCACCGCGACGTATCGGGCCCTGGCCAGCTAGCTAGAGTCGACCTGCAGGTCCCCGGGGATCGGTCTTGCCTTGCTCGTCGGTGATGTACTTCACCAGCTCCGCGAAGTCGCTCTTCTTGATGGAGCGCATGGGGACGTGCTTGGCAATCACGCGCACCCCCCGGCCGTTTTAGCGGCTAAAAAAGTCATGGCTCTGCCCTCGGGCGGACCACGCCCATCATGACCTTGCCAAGCTCGTCCTGCTTCTCTTCGATCTTCGCCAGCAGGGCGAGGATCGTGGCATCACCGAACCGCGCCGTGCGCGGGTCGTCGGTGAGCCAGAGTTTCAGCAGGCCGCCCAGGCGGCCCAGGTCGCCATTGATGCGGGCCAGCTCGCGGACGTGCTCATAGTCCACGACGCCCGTGATTTTGTAGCCCTGGCCGACGGCCAGCAGGTAGGCCGACAGGCTCATGCCGGCCGCCGCCGCCTTTTCCTCAATCGCTCTTCGTTCGTCTGGAAGGCAGTACACCTTGATAGGTGGGCTGCCCTTCCTGGTTGGCTTGGTTTCATCAGCCATCCGCTTGCCCTCATCTGTTACGCCGGCGGTAGCCGGCCAGCCTCGCAGAGCAGGATTCCCGTTGAGCACCGCCAGGTGCGAATAAGGGACAGTGAAGAAGGAACACCCGCTCGCGGGTGGGCCTACTTCACCTATCCTGCCCGGCTGACGCCGTTGGATACACCAAGGAAAGTCTACACGAACCCTTTGGCAAAATCCTGTATATCGTGCGAAAAAGGATGGATATACCGAAAAAATCGCTATAATGACCCCGAAGCAGGGTTATGCAGCGGAAAAGATCCGTCGACCTGCAGGCATGCAAGCTCTAGCGATTCCAGACGTCCCGAAGGCGTGGCGCGGCTTCCCCGTGCCGGAGCAATCGCCCTGGGTGGGTTACACGACGCCCCTCTATGGCCCGTACTGACGGACACACCGAAGCCCCGGCGGCAACCCTCAGCGGATGCCCCGGGGCTTCACGTTTTCCCAGGTCAGAAGCGGTTTTCGGGAGTAGTGCCCCAACTGGGGTAACCTTTGGGCTCTCCGGGCGCGTACTCCACCTCACCCATCTGGTCCATCATGATGAACGGGTCCAGATAGGTGTAGTCGATGCCGGCGAACGCACGGCGCACAGGGAAGCCCTCGCCCTCGAATCCGCTCGGAGCGGTGGCGACGGCCAGCACGGGACGGGCGTGCGAGACGGCGGGAGCCGCCACGCGCGGCAGGGTCAGCGGATTCTCTACGGTCACTGCGGGCATGACGGCCTCCTCGGTCGTTCGCCATTCAACTTCAAATGAAGTTAGTTGAAATCTGAACAACTAGCAAGGCATGCGGCATTCCCGATCCCTGAACGCGAATGTCTGTGCAGGTCAGAAGGGTGTGAAGGTCATCCGGCGGCACGCTGGGCGGACCGCCGGGCGGTGGCGTGGAGCCGTCGCCGACACGACGGCATTCAGCCGTACATCCGCCGCATGGCGAAGTCGACCATCTCCTCGACGGCCTTGGCGTCGAAGACCATCCGGTGGTCGCCCTCCATGTCGAGGACGAAGCCGTAGCCGGTGGGCAGCAGGTCGAGCACCTCGGCGCCGGTGATCACGAAGTACTTGGACTCCTTGCCCGCGTACCGCCGCAGCTCCTTGAGCGAGGTGAACATCGGGATCACCGGCTGCTGGGTGTTGTGCAGCGCCAGGAAGCCGGGGTTGTCACCGCGCGGGCAGTAGACCTTGGATGTGGAGAAGATGCCCTGGAAGTCCTCGGCCGACATCGAGCCGGTGGTGAAGGCACGCACCGCATCGGCGAGGGAGGGCGGGGACGGCTCGGGATACAGCGGCTGCTCGCCGTAGCCACCGGGGGCCGGATGCTGCGGCGGGGGCGGCGGGGCTCCGTACTGCTGCTGCCCTGCACCCGCATTCTGGTCGTAGCCGTACATGCGCCACAGCGTACTGAGTCCGCGCATCACCGGGGGACGCTCGTCACAATGGGTGGAAGGGGTTGATTCTTATTACCCACCGGTAGCATCATTTGACTACTAGCCGGTATTGCGTTGGAGGTCCCGCCTCGGGTCCTCTCCCGAACCCTTTACGGAGCCGTACCCATGGGGCACTACAAGTCGAATCTCCGCGACATCGAGTTCAACCTCTTCGAGGTGCTGGGCCGTGACAGCGTGTACGGCACCGGACCGTTCGCGGAGATGGATGTCGACACCGCCAAGAGCGTGCTGTCCGAGATCGCCCGGCTGTCGGAGAACGAGCTGGCCGATTCCTTCGCCGACGCCGACCGGAACCCGCCGGTCTTCGACGCCGACACCAACACCGCACCGGTGCCGGACACCTTCAAGAAGAGCTACCAGGCATACATGGACGCCGAGTGGTGGCGTCTGGGCATCCCGGAGGAGCTCGGCGGCACCACCGCGCCCCGCTCCCTCCTCTGGGGCTTCGCCGAGACCATCCTGGGCGCCAACCCGGCGGTGTGGATGTACGCCTCCGGCCCCGCCTTCGCCGGTGTGCTCTTCGAGGAGGGCACCGAAGAGCAGAAGAAGTGGGCCAAGATCGCCGTCGACAAGGGCTGGGGCTCCACGATGGTGCTGACCGAGCCCGACGCGGGCTCGGACGTCGGCGCCGGCCGCACCAAGGCGGTCCAGCAGGAGGACGGCTCCTGGCACATCGAGGGTGTGAAGCGCTTCATCACCTCCGGCGAGCACGACATGTCGGAGAACATCCTTCACTACGTCCTCGCCCGCCCCGAGGGCCACGGCCCGGGCACCAAGGGCCTGTCGCTCTTCCTCGTCCCGAAGTACGAGTTCGACTTCGAGACCGGCGAGCTGGGCGCCCGTAACGGCGTCTACGCCACCAACGTCGAGCACAAGATGGGCCTGAAGGCCTCCAACACCTGCGAGATGACCTTCGGCGACCGCCACCCCGCCAAGGGCTGGCTGATCGGCGAGAAGCACGACGGCATCCGCCAGATGTTCATGATCATCGAGTTCGCGCGCATGATGGTCGGCACGAAGGCCATCGCGACCCTGTCGACCGGCTACCTCAACGCCCTGGAATACGCCAAGGAGCGCGTGCAGGGCCCCGACCTGGCCGCCTTCACCGACAAGGCCGCGCCGCGCGTCACCATCACCCACCACCCCGACGTGCGCCGCTCGCTGATGACGCAGAAGGCGTACGCCGAGGGCATGCGCGCCCTGGTGCTCTACACCGCCACCGTCCAGGACGAGATCCTCATCAAGGAGTCCGCGGGCGAGGACGCCTCCGCCGCACACGCGCTGAACGACCTGCTCCTGCCGATCGTCAAGGGCTACGGCTCGGAGAAGTCCTACGAGCAGCTGGCCCAGTCGCTGCAGACCTTCGGCGGCTCCGGCTACCTGCAGGAGTACCCGATCGAGCAGTACATCCGGGACTCCAAGATCGACACCCTCTACGAGGGCACCACCGCCATCCAGGGCCAGGACTTCTTCTTCCGGAAGATCGTCCGCAACCAGGGTGCGGCGCTGACCGAGCTGTCGGACACGATCAAGAAGTTCCTGGCCGACGGCGTCGGCGGTGCGGAGCTGGAGCAGGCCCGCGGCGAGCTGGCCAAGGCCGCCGCCGACCTGGAGGCGATCGTCGGCGCGATGCTGACCGACCTCGCCGCCACCGAGAAGGACGTCAAGTCCATCTACAAGGTCGGCCTCAACACCACCCGCCTGCTGCTGGCTTCGGGCGATGTCGTCATCGGCTACCTGCTGCTCAAGGGTGCCGCAGTGGCACAGGAGAAGCTGGCCGGCGCCTCCTCCAAGGACAAGCCGTTCTACGAGGGCAAGATCGCCGCCGCCAAGTTCTTCGCCCACAACGTCCTGCCGGGCCTGGCCGTCCAGCGCTCCCTCGCCGAGTCCATCGACCAGTCGCTGATGGAGCTGGACGAGGCCGCGTTCTAGGTCTCTCCCCGGATGCGGTCCGGACCACGTTCTCAGACGTCTCTCAGAATCGGCATCCACACTGGCAGTGCCCGTCTCTCTTCCCCCGGAGAGGCGGGCATCGCCGTACCTGGGCGTCGCCGTACCGGCGCATCGCCGGCGGACCCGCGCGCCCTGGCCGGAAGGGAGCGGCCTCACGCCGCACGGGCACCCGGAAAGCGGGGTCCGTCTCTTTATGCTGAAGTCATGAGCATCCCCACCCGCTTCGATCGCGGCCACACCGACGACCTGATGTCCTTCCTCGCGGCCAGTCCGTCGCCCTACCACGCGGTGGCAAATGCGGCGGAGCGGCTGGAGAAGGCCGGTTTCCGGCAGGTCGCGGAGACGGACGCGTGGGACGGCGCGAGCGGCGGCAAGTACGTCCTGCGGGGCGGAGCGATCATCGCGTGGTACGTGCCCGAGGGCGCGAGCGCGGCCACTCCGTACCGGATTGTGGGGGCTCACACCGACTCTCCCAATTTGCGCGTGAAGCCGATTCCCGACACCGGCGCACGCGGCTGGCGGCAGGTCGCCGTCGAGATCTACGGCGGCACGCTGCTCAACACCTGGCTGGACCGCGATCTGGGGCTCAGCGGGCGGGTGACGCTCAAGGACGGCAGCCACCGGCTGGTGCACGTCGACCGGGCGCTGCTGCGGGTACCGCAACTGGCCGTGCATCTGGACCGGTCGGTGAACGCCGACGGCCTCAAGCTGGACAAGCAGCGGCACATGACGCCGATCTGGGGCCTGGGCGAGGTCGCCGAGGGCGATCTGATCGCGTTCGTCGAAGAGGAGACCGGTGTCGCGGCGGGCGACGTACGGGGCTGGGACCTGATGGTGCACAGCATCGAGCCGCCCGCTTATCTGGGGCGCGATCAGGAACTGGTCGCCGGGCCGCGGATGGACAACCTGCTCTCGGTGCACGCCGGTACGGCCGCGCTGACCGCCGCGGCCGCCGCGGGGAGCGCGCTGACCACGATCCCGGTGCTGGCCGCCTTCGACCACGAGGAGAACGGCAGCCAGTCCGACACCGGCGCGGACGGCCCGCTGCTCGGCACGGTGCTGGAGCGCTCCGTCTTCGCCCGCG is a genomic window of Streptomyces gilvosporeus containing:
- the aac(3)-IVa gene encoding aminoglycoside N-acetyltransferase AAC(3)-IVa, yielding MQYEWRKAELIGQLLNLGVTPGGVLLVHSSFRSVRPLEDGPLGLIEALRAALGPGGTLVMPSWSGLDDEPFDPATSPVTPDLGVVSDTFWRLPNVKRSAHPFAFAAAGPQAEQIISDPLPLPPHSPASPVARVHELDGQVLLLGVGHDANTTLHLAELMAKVPYGVPRHCTILQDGKLVRVDYLENDHCCERFALADRWLKEKSLQKEGPVGHAFARLIRSRDIVATALGQLGRDPLIFLHPPEAGCEECDAARQSIG
- the traJ gene encoding conjugal transfer transcriptional regulator TraJ, which translates into the protein MADETKPTRKGSPPIKVYCLPDERRAIEEKAAAAGMSLSAYLLAVGQGYKITGVVDYEHVRELARINGDLGRLGGLLKLWLTDDPRTARFGDATILALLAKIEEKQDELGKVMMGVVRPRAEP
- a CDS encoding SseB family protein, which encodes MYGYDQNAGAGQQQYGAPPPPPQHPAPGGYGEQPLYPEPSPPSLADAVRAFTTGSMSAEDFQGIFSTSKVYCPRGDNPGFLALHNTQQPVIPMFTSLKELRRYAGKESKYFVITGAEVLDLLPTGYGFVLDMEGDHRMVFDAKAVEEMVDFAMRRMYG
- a CDS encoding acyl-CoA dehydrogenase produces the protein MGHYKSNLRDIEFNLFEVLGRDSVYGTGPFAEMDVDTAKSVLSEIARLSENELADSFADADRNPPVFDADTNTAPVPDTFKKSYQAYMDAEWWRLGIPEELGGTTAPRSLLWGFAETILGANPAVWMYASGPAFAGVLFEEGTEEQKKWAKIAVDKGWGSTMVLTEPDAGSDVGAGRTKAVQQEDGSWHIEGVKRFITSGEHDMSENILHYVLARPEGHGPGTKGLSLFLVPKYEFDFETGELGARNGVYATNVEHKMGLKASNTCEMTFGDRHPAKGWLIGEKHDGIRQMFMIIEFARMMVGTKAIATLSTGYLNALEYAKERVQGPDLAAFTDKAAPRVTITHHPDVRRSLMTQKAYAEGMRALVLYTATVQDEILIKESAGEDASAAHALNDLLLPIVKGYGSEKSYEQLAQSLQTFGGSGYLQEYPIEQYIRDSKIDTLYEGTTAIQGQDFFFRKIVRNQGAALTELSDTIKKFLADGVGGAELEQARGELAKAAADLEAIVGAMLTDLAATEKDVKSIYKVGLNTTRLLLASGDVVIGYLLLKGAAVAQEKLAGASSKDKPFYEGKIAAAKFFAHNVLPGLAVQRSLAESIDQSLMELDEAAF
- a CDS encoding M18 family aminopeptidase, with the translated sequence MSIPTRFDRGHTDDLMSFLAASPSPYHAVANAAERLEKAGFRQVAETDAWDGASGGKYVLRGGAIIAWYVPEGASAATPYRIVGAHTDSPNLRVKPIPDTGARGWRQVAVEIYGGTLLNTWLDRDLGLSGRVTLKDGSHRLVHVDRALLRVPQLAVHLDRSVNADGLKLDKQRHMTPIWGLGEVAEGDLIAFVEEETGVAAGDVRGWDLMVHSIEPPAYLGRDQELVAGPRMDNLLSVHAGTAALTAAAAAGSALTTIPVLAAFDHEENGSQSDTGADGPLLGTVLERSVFARGGSYEDRARAFAGTVCLSSDTGHAVHPNYSERHDPGHHPMPNGGPILKVNVNQRYATDGSGRAVFAAACERAEVPWQSFVSNNSMPCGTTIGPITAARHGITTVDIGVAILSMHSARELCGAKDPYLLANALTAFLEG